A stretch of the Serratia marcescens genome encodes the following:
- a CDS encoding LysR family transcriptional regulator, whose amino-acid sequence MKKPELSGLAAFVAIASERSFRRAAARLGVTPPTLTHTLRELEAQVGIRLLNRTTRNVSPTEAGEHLLAQLVPAFTDIDAALESLNAFREGPRGLVRINAPRSAIDLAIVPHLGRLASEYPGITLEVVANEGFTNIVEQGFDAGIRLGEDLHNDMRAVRLTPDLRFAIVATPDYFQRHGEPTHPQDLLQHRCIGWRKASSGERYKWTFQQGEQRFSVAVNSPLIVDDARLLLQAALAHVGIAFAIEQEVEEHLASGRLRRVLADWCAPFPGFYLYYPNRRNHSVALATVIELLRLPT is encoded by the coding sequence ATGAAGAAACCCGAATTGTCCGGCCTGGCGGCCTTCGTGGCTATCGCCAGTGAACGCAGCTTCCGCCGCGCCGCTGCCCGATTGGGCGTGACGCCGCCGACGCTGACCCACACCCTGCGTGAACTGGAAGCGCAGGTGGGCATTCGCCTGCTGAACCGTACCACCCGCAATGTCTCGCCGACGGAGGCCGGTGAGCATCTGCTGGCACAGCTGGTGCCGGCTTTTACCGACATCGACGCCGCGCTGGAGAGTCTGAATGCGTTTCGAGAAGGGCCACGCGGCCTGGTGCGCATCAACGCGCCGCGTTCGGCGATCGATCTCGCCATCGTGCCGCATCTGGGGCGGTTGGCAAGTGAGTATCCCGGCATTACGCTGGAGGTGGTAGCGAACGAAGGGTTTACCAATATCGTCGAGCAAGGCTTTGACGCCGGTATTCGGCTCGGCGAGGATCTGCACAACGATATGCGTGCGGTGCGCCTGACGCCGGATCTGCGTTTTGCCATCGTCGCCACGCCGGACTATTTTCAACGGCACGGCGAACCGACGCACCCGCAGGATTTACTGCAGCACCGCTGCATCGGTTGGCGCAAGGCCTCTTCGGGCGAGCGCTACAAATGGACTTTTCAGCAGGGCGAGCAGCGGTTTTCCGTGGCGGTCAACAGCCCGCTTATCGTGGATGACGCCAGGCTGTTGCTGCAAGCGGCGTTGGCACACGTCGGCATCGCTTTCGCCATCGAGCAGGAGGTGGAAGAACACTTGGCGAGCGGGCGGCTGCGGCGAGTGTTGGCCGACTGGTGCGCGCCGTTTCCCGGTTTTTACCTCTATTACCCCAACCGCAGGAACCATTCCGTGGCGCTGGCCACAGTGATCGAGTTGCTCCGTCTGCCCACCTAA
- a CDS encoding PTS sugar transporter subunit IIB, with the protein MEKKKIYLFCSAGMSTSLLVSKMKAQAEKYEVPVIIAAYPEALAAEKGVEADLILLGPQIAYTLPEVQKQLPNKPVEVIDPLLYGKVDGLGVLKAAVAAIKKANQ; encoded by the coding sequence ATGGAAAAGAAAAAAATCTATCTGTTTTGTTCTGCCGGTATGTCCACTTCCCTGTTGGTATCAAAAATGAAGGCGCAGGCCGAGAAATACGAAGTACCGGTGATCATCGCCGCCTACCCGGAGGCGCTGGCCGCGGAGAAAGGCGTTGAAGCGGATCTGATCCTGCTGGGGCCGCAGATCGCCTACACCTTGCCGGAGGTGCAAAAACAGCTGCCCAACAAACCTGTTGAAGTCATCGATCCGCTGCTGTACGGCAAGGTCGATGGGCTGGGGGTGCTGAAGGCCGCGGTGGCCGCCATCAAGAAAGCCAATCAATAA
- the chbC gene encoding PTS N,N'-diacetylchitobiose transporter subunit IIC, with amino-acid sequence MNTLIASLEKVILPFAVKIGKQPHVNAIKNGFVRLMPLTLTGAMFVLINNVFLSFGEGSFFYSLGVRLDASTIETLNGLKSIGGSVYNGTLGIMSLMTPFFISMALAEERKVDPLAAALLAVAAFMTVTPFNVGEAYAVGANWLGGANIISGMVIGLVVAEMFAFIVRRNWVISLPDSVPASVSRSFSALIPGFIILSIMGLVAFALAHWGTNFHQIIMDGISAPLAKMGSVVGWVYVLFSSLLWFFGVHGSMALAALDSGIMTPFALENVELYNKYGSVEAAVAAGKEFHMWAKPFVDSYIYLGGTGSTLGLIIAIFIASRREDYRQVAKLATPSGIFQINEPILFGLPVIMNPVMFIPFILVQPVLTIITSLAYYSGLIPPITNIAPWTMPVGLGAFFNTNGSIMAMLLSLFNLAVATVIYLPFVAISNKAQSQIDAATESEEDIAKALKL; translated from the coding sequence GTGAATACCCTCATTGCCTCGCTCGAGAAGGTTATCCTGCCTTTCGCCGTAAAAATCGGTAAGCAGCCCCACGTCAACGCCATCAAGAACGGCTTTGTCCGCCTGATGCCGCTGACCTTGACCGGGGCGATGTTCGTGTTGATCAACAACGTGTTCCTGAGCTTCGGCGAAGGATCGTTCTTCTATTCGCTGGGCGTGCGCCTGGATGCCTCCACCATCGAGACGCTGAACGGCCTGAAGAGCATTGGCGGCAGCGTTTACAACGGTACGCTGGGGATCATGTCCCTGATGACGCCGTTCTTTATCAGCATGGCGTTGGCCGAAGAGCGCAAGGTCGATCCGCTGGCTGCGGCACTGCTGGCGGTGGCGGCCTTTATGACCGTCACGCCGTTTAACGTCGGCGAGGCCTATGCGGTGGGCGCCAACTGGCTGGGTGGTGCCAACATCATTTCCGGTATGGTGATCGGGCTGGTGGTGGCCGAGATGTTCGCTTTCATCGTGCGGCGCAACTGGGTGATCAGCCTGCCGGACAGCGTGCCGGCTTCGGTGTCGCGCTCCTTCTCGGCGCTGATCCCCGGTTTTATCATCCTCTCCATCATGGGGCTGGTGGCGTTCGCGCTGGCGCACTGGGGCACCAACTTCCACCAGATCATCATGGACGGCATCTCGGCGCCGCTGGCCAAGATGGGCAGCGTGGTGGGTTGGGTGTACGTGCTGTTCTCCTCGCTGCTGTGGTTCTTTGGGGTGCACGGCTCCATGGCGCTGGCGGCGCTGGACAGCGGCATCATGACGCCGTTCGCGCTGGAAAACGTGGAGCTGTATAACAAATACGGTTCGGTCGAAGCGGCGGTGGCCGCCGGCAAAGAGTTCCACATGTGGGCGAAACCGTTCGTCGACTCCTACATCTACCTCGGCGGAACCGGCTCGACGCTGGGCCTGATCATCGCCATCTTCATCGCCTCGCGCCGCGAAGATTACCGCCAGGTCGCCAAGCTGGCGACGCCGTCCGGCATTTTCCAGATCAACGAACCGATTCTGTTCGGCCTGCCGGTGATCATGAACCCGGTGATGTTCATTCCGTTCATCCTGGTGCAGCCGGTGCTGACCATCATCACCTCGCTGGCTTATTACTCCGGGCTGATCCCGCCTATCACCAACATTGCGCCCTGGACTATGCCGGTCGGCCTGGGGGCGTTCTTCAACACCAACGGCAGCATCATGGCCATGTTGCTGAGCCTGTTCAACCTGGCGGTCGCCACCGTGATTTATCTGCCGTTTGTGGCGATCTCCAACAAGGCACAGAGCCAGATCGACGCGGCGACGGAAAGCGAAGAAGACATCGCCAAGGCGCTGAAACTCTAA
- a CDS encoding glycoside hydrolase family 1 protein, translated as MEYQFADGFWWGSATSAPQSEGAAARDGKSRNIFDYWYEIAPERFHDRVGPAEASTFYDHFRTDIGLLKTLGHNTFRTSISWSRLIPDGDGEVNPQAVAFYNAMIDELLAQGITPFINLYHFDMPLRMQQRGGWESRAVVEAYARYADICFDLFGDRVTHWFTFNEPIVPVEAGYLNDLHYPCVVDFKRAVTVAYHSVLAHAMAVQRFRARELPGSIGIILNLSPTYPRSDAPEDRQAAHDADLLLNRSFLDPVAKGRYPAALLQLLERHGLMPCCEPQDARLIEGGVVDILGVNYYQPRRVQAKEGRRAEGPIASPEDLFSYYAMPGRKINPHRGWEIYEKGLYDILMDLKENYGNLPCYISENGMGVEGEEAFIGADGRVEDDYRIDFIREHLKWLHRALAEGSQCKGYHLWTFIDCWSWLNAYKNRYGLVRLDRADQRRTIKKSGYWFAEAARRNGFD; from the coding sequence ATGGAATATCAATTTGCCGACGGGTTCTGGTGGGGCAGCGCCACCTCCGCGCCGCAGTCTGAAGGGGCGGCCGCGCGGGACGGCAAGAGCCGCAATATCTTCGACTATTGGTACGAGATCGCGCCCGAGCGCTTTCACGATCGGGTGGGGCCGGCTGAGGCCTCGACCTTTTACGACCATTTCCGCACCGATATCGGGCTGCTCAAAACGCTGGGCCACAATACCTTTAGAACCTCGATCTCGTGGTCGCGGCTGATCCCGGACGGCGACGGCGAGGTTAACCCGCAGGCGGTGGCGTTCTATAACGCGATGATCGACGAGCTGCTGGCGCAGGGCATCACCCCGTTTATCAATCTCTACCACTTCGATATGCCGCTGCGCATGCAGCAGCGCGGTGGCTGGGAAAGCCGGGCGGTGGTCGAAGCCTACGCGCGTTACGCCGATATCTGCTTCGATCTATTTGGCGATCGGGTCACCCACTGGTTCACCTTCAACGAGCCGATCGTGCCGGTAGAGGCAGGTTACCTGAATGACCTGCACTACCCTTGCGTGGTGGACTTCAAACGGGCGGTCACCGTGGCGTATCACAGCGTACTGGCGCACGCCATGGCGGTGCAGCGTTTCAGAGCACGTGAGCTGCCGGGGAGCATCGGCATCATTCTGAATCTGAGCCCGACCTACCCGCGTTCCGACGCGCCGGAGGATCGGCAGGCTGCGCACGACGCCGATCTGCTGCTCAACCGCAGTTTCCTCGATCCGGTCGCCAAAGGGCGTTATCCGGCGGCGTTGCTGCAGCTGCTGGAACGGCATGGGCTGATGCCCTGCTGCGAGCCGCAGGATGCGCGGCTGATCGAAGGCGGCGTGGTGGATATCCTCGGCGTCAACTACTACCAGCCGCGCAGGGTGCAGGCGAAAGAGGGGCGTCGTGCCGAGGGGCCGATCGCATCGCCGGAGGATTTGTTCAGTTACTATGCGATGCCGGGACGCAAAATCAATCCGCACCGCGGCTGGGAGATCTATGAGAAGGGGCTGTACGACATCCTGATGGACCTGAAAGAGAACTACGGCAATCTGCCTTGTTATATTTCGGAAAACGGCATGGGCGTCGAGGGAGAAGAAGCGTTTATCGGCGCCGATGGGCGGGTGGAGGACGATTACCGCATCGACTTTATTCGCGAGCACCTGAAGTGGCTGCACCGCGCGCTGGCAGAAGGCTCGCAGTGCAAAGGCTATCATCTGTGGACCTTTATCGACTGCTGGTCCTGGCTGAACGCCTACAAGAATCGTTATGGGCTGGTGCGATTGGATCGGGCGGATCAGCGCCGCACCATCAAGAAAAGCGGCTACTGGTTTGCCGAGGCGGCCAGACGCAACGGATTTGACTAA
- the chbR gene encoding transcriptional regulator ChbR: MSDNRISLSANDVKLIREQDFFNCKDFHLFIYNKVESATGLHQHDYYEFTIVLSGKCYQEINGKRVLLERGDFVFIPIGSYHQSFYEFGATKIFNVAVSKAFFEEHYLQQLPRCFVASQAYSLRSEFLAYIESVVSSPQFREDDFAEFLETLTFYVISRIRHYKEENDGGDDIPQWLKNTLAGMHDKAMFGERALANMVALSGKTQEYLTRAMRRYYHKTPMQVINEIRINFAKTQLEVTNSSVSDIAFDSGYGDVSLFIKNFKRLTEVTPGNYRKKCYGPL; encoded by the coding sequence GTGTCTGACAACCGAATTTCGCTGAGTGCCAACGATGTGAAGCTGATTCGCGAGCAGGATTTCTTTAACTGCAAAGATTTTCACCTGTTTATCTACAACAAGGTGGAAAGCGCCACCGGCCTGCATCAGCACGACTATTACGAGTTCACCATCGTGCTGAGCGGCAAATGCTATCAGGAGATCAACGGTAAGCGGGTGCTGCTGGAACGCGGTGATTTCGTCTTTATCCCTATCGGCTCCTATCACCAGAGCTTTTACGAGTTCGGCGCGACAAAAATCTTCAACGTGGCGGTCAGCAAAGCGTTTTTTGAAGAGCACTATTTGCAGCAGCTGCCGCGCTGCTTTGTTGCCTCGCAGGCCTACAGCCTGAGAAGCGAGTTTCTGGCCTATATCGAATCGGTGGTGAGTTCGCCGCAGTTTCGTGAGGATGATTTCGCCGAGTTTCTCGAAACGCTGACCTTCTATGTGATCAGCCGCATTCGTCATTATAAAGAAGAAAATGACGGCGGCGATGATATCCCGCAGTGGCTGAAGAACACCCTGGCCGGCATGCATGACAAGGCGATGTTCGGCGAGAGGGCGTTGGCGAACATGGTGGCGCTGTCGGGGAAGACTCAGGAGTATCTGACCCGGGCGATGCGGCGTTACTACCATAAGACGCCGATGCAGGTGATCAATGAGATCCGCATCAATTTCGCCAAGACGCAGCTGGAGGTCACCAACTCTTCGGTGTCCGATATCGCCTTCGATTCCGGCTATGGCGATGTCAGTTTGTTCATCAAAAACTTCAAGCGGCTCACCGAGGTGACCCCAGGCAACTACCGAAAAAAGTGCTACGGCCCTCTTTAG
- the chbG gene encoding chitin disaccharide deacetylase, whose product MEKLLIVNADDFGLSKGQNYGVIEAYQYGVVSSTTAMVNGGGAQHAAALSRQHPGLPIGLHFVLTYGRPLGAMPSLVNEHGELGKWLWRRAEAGELQLDEIQEELQRQFTRFMTLFGRPPTHIDSHHHVHMQPQIYPLVEAFAQAQGLPLRLDREEAKRRDIALQTPCSTDAFDAGFYGETISEALFLQRLARADEQGAESLEMMCHPAFLDATILQSKYCHPRLVELDVLTAPTLKAAIAERGFMLGSFQDL is encoded by the coding sequence ATGGAAAAACTACTGATCGTGAATGCCGATGACTTCGGCCTAAGCAAGGGGCAAAACTACGGTGTTATCGAGGCGTATCAATATGGCGTCGTCTCCTCCACCACGGCGATGGTGAACGGCGGCGGCGCACAGCACGCGGCGGCGCTCAGCCGGCAACATCCGGGGCTGCCGATCGGGCTGCATTTCGTTTTGACCTATGGCAGGCCGCTGGGCGCCATGCCTTCGCTGGTCAACGAGCATGGCGAATTGGGCAAATGGCTGTGGCGCCGCGCCGAGGCCGGTGAGCTGCAACTGGACGAGATTCAGGAGGAGCTGCAGCGCCAGTTCACGCGGTTTATGACGCTGTTCGGCAGGCCACCGACGCACATCGACAGCCACCACCATGTGCATATGCAGCCGCAGATTTACCCGCTGGTGGAGGCGTTTGCGCAGGCGCAGGGGCTGCCGCTGCGCCTCGATCGCGAAGAGGCGAAACGGCGCGATATTGCGTTGCAGACGCCCTGCAGCACCGACGCGTTTGATGCGGGATTCTACGGCGAAACGATTTCCGAAGCCTTATTCCTGCAGAGATTGGCGCGCGCCGACGAGCAGGGCGCCGAGTCATTGGAAATGATGTGCCACCCGGCGTTCCTCGACGCGACGATCCTGCAGAGCAAATACTGCCACCCGCGCCTTGTCGAGCTGGATGTGTTGACCGCGCCGACGCTGAAAGCGGCGATCGCCGAACGCGGTTTTATGCTGGGCTCCTTCCAGGATCTGTAG